The following proteins are encoded in a genomic region of Coffea eugenioides isolate CCC68of chromosome 6, Ceug_1.0, whole genome shotgun sequence:
- the LOC113773056 gene encoding hexokinase-1-like, which translates to MAAVILGTGTNAAYVERAHAIPKWHGLLPKSGEMVINMEWGNFRSSHLPLTEYDQGLDAESLNTGEQIFEKIISGMYLGEIVRRVLCRMAEEAAWFGDAVPPKLNIPFILRTPEMSAIHHDTSCDLKVVGAKLKDILEIPNSSLKVRKVMVEICDIVVSRGARLSAAGILGILKKLGRDIIKDGEKQKSVVALDGGLFEHYAKFRNCMDSTLQELLGDAYENVSIIHSNDGSGIGAALLAASHSQYLEVEES; encoded by the exons ATGGCTGCTGTTATCCTGGGTACAGGGACTAATGCAGCATATGTCGAGAGGGCGCATGCAATTCCGAAGTGGCATGGTCTGCTGCCTAAATCAGGAGAGATG GTTATCAACATGGAATGGGGTAACTTTCGGTCATCACATCTTCCCCTAACTGAGTATGATCAAGGGCTTGATGCTGAGAGTTTAAACACTGGGGAACAG ATTTTTGAGAAGATTATATCTGGGATGTATTTAGGGGAAATTGTGCGTAGAGTACTATGCAGGATGGCTGAAGAAGCTGCCTGGTTTGGTGATGCTGTTCCTCCAAAGCTAAATATTCCTTTCATATTGAG GACCCCTGAGATGTCTGCAATACATCACGACACATCTTGTGATCTCAAAGTGGTTGGTGCAAAGCTAAAAGATATTTTAGAG ATTCCTAATTCTTCGCTTAAAGTACGGAAAGTAATGGTGGAGATATGCGATATTGTTGTCTCCCGTGGAGCACGCCTCTCTGCTGCTGGGATCCTGGGAATTCTCAAAAAATTGGGTAGAGATATTATAAAGGATGGAGAGAAGCAGAAGTCAGTTGTAGCTTTGGATGGCGGACTTTTCGAGCACTACGCAAAGTTCAGAAATTGTATGGACAGCACTCTTCAGGAATTGCTTGGAGATGCTTACGAGAATGTTTCAATTATCCACTCAAATGATGGTTCTGGCATTGGTGCTGCGCTCCTGGCTGCCTCTCATTCGCAATATCTCGAAGTAGAGGAATCCTGA
- the LOC113773051 gene encoding receptor-like protein kinase HSL1, whose protein sequence is MSKTTQWSSQLTFLIFTIFFLSLPFLGNSQATKTNPEEQTILLKLKQQWLNPPSLSHWSSSSDHCTWPEINCTGGSVTKLNVSNLAITETIPSFICDLKNLTVLDLNNNFIPGSFPTVLYSCSKLEYLDLSQNLFVGTIPDAIDSLSPSTLQYLILEANNFTGDIPPAIGKLTGLKSLYARRNLFNGSFPAEIGNLLNLEELALSTNGFVPQHIPSSFTRLKKLRFLWMFQTNLIGEIPQDIGNMTALEYLDLSENELSGNIPGGLFQLKNLSSLLLYKNRLVGSIPSSIEALNLEIIDLSNNSLTGKIPDEFGKLTNLTGLALFFNELSGEVPTSLGMLPSLVDIRLFYNNLSGQLPPDFGRHSMLSSFQVSANNFTGNLPQDLCKNGVLIGVVAFGNSLTGELPPSLGNCDSMQVVQLQGNQFSGQIPDGLWTTNLTTLLIQNNSFTGQLPDKVASGLSTLDISNNQFSGEIPAGVSSWNNLRNFKASNNLLSGKIPQELTSLPELETLLLDGNRLYGSLPSSIISWEGLNVLSFSNNQLSGQIPAAIGLLPVLNALDLSENDFSGQIPAQIGLLRLNSLNLSSNRLSGRIPGEFENAAFDRSFLGNAGLCSRNPSLGLNACASQTGESNKLSAKFVAAVSSIAAVGFLVALVYTFFLIRGYKKKKQGLDSTWKLTSFQKLNFTAPSLLSSLTESNMIGSGGSGNVYRVPINSSGAYVAVKKICNSKRLDHKEFLAEVEILGTIRHSNIVKLMCCISTDSSKLLVYEYMENRSLDRWLHCKRNRSANTGSIHHIVLEWPKRLQIAIDAARGLCYMHHDCSPSIIHRDLKSSNILLDSEFNAKIADFGLARMLVKDGEPNTMSVVAGSFGYIAPEYAQTRRVNEKIDVYSFGVILLELVTGREGNYGDETSSLAEWAWRHFQEGKPIIEAFDEDIMEPCYLDEIANVFKLGIFCTGLLPSNRPTMRDVLQILLRSVHSVPMGEKNGRSEYDFAPLLNNSKRKKSLIDEDGGFDSTI, encoded by the exons ATGTCCAAAACCACCCAATGGTCTTCCCAGCTCACCTTTCTGATATTCACCATCTTCTTCCTCTCCTTACCTTTCCTCGGCAACTCACAAGCTACCAAAACCAATCCAGAAGAACAGACCATTCTGCTCAAACTCAAACAGCAGTGGCTGAATCCGCCCTCCCTGTCCCACTGGTCCTCATCATCAGACCACTGCACCTGGCCAGAGATCAACTGCACAGGTGGATCGGTCACAAAACTCAACGTCTCCAATTTGGCAATCACAGAAACAATCCCATCATTTATCTGTGACCTCAAGAACCTCACAGTTCTCGATCTCAACAACAATTTCATCCCCGGCTCCTTCCCTACAGTTCTCTACAGCTGCTCCAAGCTCGAATACCTTGACCTGTCTCAGAATTTGTTCGTTGGCACTATTCCTGATGCTATTGACAGCCTATCCCCAAGCACCCTCCAGTACCTTATACTTGAAGCCAACAATTTCACTGGCGACATCCCTCCAGCTATTGGGAAGCTAACGGGGCTTAAAAGCCTTTACGCCAGAAGAAACCTGTTTAATGGTTCTTTCCCTGCAGAGATTGGCAATTTGCTGAATCTTGAAGAGCTGGCCTTGAGTACTAATGGATTTGTCCCACAACATATACCCTCGAGTTTCACTCGGTTGAAAAAGTTGAGATTTTTATGGATGTTTCAGACTAATTTGATTGGAGAGATCCCACAAGACATTGGGAACATGACGGCTCTGGAGTACTTGGACTTGTCAGAAAATGAGCTCAGTGGAAATATCCCTGGTGGACTATTTCAGCTTAAAAATCTGAGCAGTCTTTTGCTTTACAAGAACAGGCTGGTCGGGTCAATACCATCATCAATTGAGGCCTTGAATCTGGAGATCATTGACCTGTCTAATAACAGCTTAACGGGGAAAATACCGGATGAGTTTGGCAAATTGACAAACTTAACAGGGCTAGCTCTGTTTTTCAATGAATTATCAGGCGAAGTACCTACTAGTTTGGGCATGTTGCCATCACTAGTAGACATTAGGCTGTTCTACAATAATCTATCAGGTCAGTTGCCACCAGATTTTGGGAGGCACTCGATGCTCAGTAGCTTTCAGGTTTCAGCCAACAATTTCACTGGAAATTTGCCACAAGATTTATGCAAGAACGGTGTGCTAATTGGTGTGGTTGCTTTTGGCAACAGTCTTACAGGAGAATTACCACCATCCCTTGGGAACTGCGACAGCATGCAGGTTGTACAGCTTCAAGGTAATCAATTTTCAGGCCAAATTCCGGATGGTTTGTGGACAACAAATTTGACAACTTTGTTGATACAGAATAACTCATTTACTGGCCAGCTACCGGACAAAGTTGCATCAGGTTTGTCAACTCTTGATATCAGTAACAATCAGTTTTCAGGTGAAATTCCAGCTGGAGTGTCATCTTGGAATAATTTAAGGAACTTTAAGGCAAGCAATAACCTGCTCAGTGGTAAAATTCCTCAAGAGTTGACTTCTCTTCCAGAGTTGGAAACACTTCTGCTTGATGGCAATCGGCTTTATGGGAGTCTGCCATCAAGCATAATCTCATGGGAGGGGTTAAATGTCTTGAGCTTCAGTAACAACCAGCTTTCTGGCCAAATACCTGCAGCAATTGGCCTTTTACCTGTCCTTAATGCCCTGGACTTGTCAGAAAATGACTTCTCAGGTCAAATTCCAGCTCAAATTGGGCTTCTAAGGTTAAATTCCCTCAACCTCTCTTCCAATCGCCTCTCTGGTAGAATACCTGGTGAATTTGAAAATGCAGCTTTTGACAGAAGTTTCTTGGGTAATGCTGGTCTTTGTTCACGTAATCCATCTTTAGGCCTTAACGCCTGTGCTTCCCAAACCGGGGAGTCAAACAAGCTTTCAGCAAAATTTGTCGCAGCTGTTTCAAGTATAGCCGCAGTTGGCTTTTTAGTGGCTTTAGTATACACATTCTTTTTGATCAGAggttacaagaagaaaaaacagGGATTGGATTCAACTTGGAAATTAACCTCATTTCAGAAGTTGAATTTCACTGCACCATCCCTTCTATCAAGCTTGACAGAAAGCAACATGATTGGAAGTGGAGGTTCAGGAAATGTCTATCGTGTTCCAATTAATAGTTCAGGTGCATATGTTGCTGTTAAGAAGATTTGTAATAGCAAAAGGTTGGATCACAAAGAATTTCTTGCAGAAGTTGAGATTTTGGGCACTATTCGACACTCCAACATTGTGAAGTTAATGTGTTGCATCTCAACGGATAGTTCGAAGTTGCTGGTCTACGAGTATATGGAAAATCGTAGTTTGGATCGTTGGCTTCATTGCAAGAGGAACCGGTCTGCTAACACAGGTTCAATCCACCATATTGTCCTGGAGTGGCCTAAGAGGTTGCAGATTGCAATTGATGCTGCTCGAGGGCTCTGCTATATGCACCATGACTGCTCACCATCTATAATTCACCGAGATTTAAAATCAAGCAACATTTTGCTAGATTCTGAATTCAATGCAAAAATTGCAGATTTTGGTCTGGCTAGGATGTTAGTGAAGGATGGAGAGCCCAACACAATGTCAGTTGTAGCTGGCTCATTCGGATACATTGCTCCTG AGTATGCTCAGACAAGAAGAGTGAATGAGAAGATTGATGTGTATAGCTTTGGGGTCATCCTTTTGGAACTGGTTACTGGAAGAGAAGGCAATTACGGTGATGAGACTTCATCGCTTGCAGAATGGGCGTGGCGTCACTTTCAAGAAGGGAAACCAATAATTGAGGCCTTCGACGAGGACATAATGGAGCCTTGTTACTTAGATGAGATAGCCAACGTGTTCAAACTCGGTATTTTCTGTACCGGATTGCTGCCCTCGAACCGCCCTACAATGAGGGACGTTTTACAAATTTTGCTCCGCTCTGTTCATTCAGTGCCAATGGGagaaaagaatggcagaagcgAGTATGATTTTGCCCCCCTTCTTAACAACTCAAAGCGCAAGAAGTCGTTGATCGACGAAGATGGCGGCTTCGACTCAACGATCTGA
- the LOC113773055 gene encoding probable 3-hydroxyisobutyrate dehydrogenase-like 1, mitochondrial: protein MATTASEPTSPSNTRLGWIGTGVMGISMCSHLINAGYNLTIFTRTPSKAQPLLSLGAHWADSPKTVASQSDVVLSIVGYPSDVRHVILHPSTGALSGLRPGGIIVDMTTSDPSLAVEIHSAATSAGCSAVDAPVSGGDRGARNATLSIFTGGDGPIIEKLKPIFALLGRVYYMGAPGKGQFTKLANQITISSTMVGLCDGLVYAHKAGLDLELYLSAISTGAAGSKSLDLYGSRILKRDFEAGFFVNHFVKDLGICSRECQNMNLALPGLALAQQLYLSHKAYGEGDLGTQALVLALERLNNVSLDSAGGAAASGNKT, encoded by the coding sequence ATGGCCACAACAGCCTCCGAGCCGACAAGCCCATCCAACACCCGTCTAGGTTGGATTGGAACTGGAGTCATGGGCATCTCCATGTGCTCCCACCTAATCAACGCCGGCTACAATCTCACCATCTTCACCCGAACCCCCTCCAAGGCCCAACCCCTCCTCTCTCTGGGTGCCCACTGGGCCGACTCCCCCAAAACTGTCGCCTCCCAATCCGACGTCGTCTTGTCCATCGTCGGTTACCCATCCGACGTCCGCCACGTTATCCTCCACCCATCCACAGGTGCTCTCTCCGGTTTACGCCCCGGAGGCATCATCGTTGACATGACCACCTCGGATCCCTCACTCGCCGTTGAAATACACTCGGCAGCCACCTCTGCCGGCTGTTCCGCCGTTGACGCCCCAGTATCCGGCGGCGATCGTGGCGCCCGCAACGCCACGCTCTCTATCTTCACAGGCGGGGACGGACCTATCATCGAAAAACTAAAACCCATTTTCGCCCTCCTCGGAAGAGTTTATTACATGGGTGCTCCAGGAAAGGGGCAATTCACGAAACTAGCAAACCAGATAACCATATCTTCAACAATGGTGGGGCTTTGTGACGGTTTAGTATATGCCCACAAGGCTGGTTTGGACCTAGAGTTGTACTTGAGTGCGATATCTACAGGCGCGGCTGGATCCAAGTCGTTGGATTTGTATGGGAGTAGGATTTTGAAAAGGGATTTCGAGGCCGGATTTTTTGTGAATCATTTCGTGAAGGATTTGGGGATATGCTCGAGGGAATGTCAGAATATGAATTTGGCATTGCCGGGTTTGGCACTGGCTCAGCAGCTTTATCTTTCGCATAAGGCTTATGGTGAGGGGGATTTGGGCACCCAGGCGCTTGTTTTGGCGCTTGAAAGGCTCAACAATGTATCACTCGATTCTGCTGGTGGTGCTGCTGCTTCAGGGAATAAAACATGA